The following are from one region of the Georgenia sp. M64 genome:
- a CDS encoding FAD-linked oxidase C-terminal domain-containing protein encodes MDPLEQVTARLVAELGDEQVITDRQRLRTYECDGLAQYKVVPGLVVLARDAADVATAVRACADLRVPFVARGSGTGLSGGALPRAEGVLVVMSQMRDIREIDAANQRAVVDPGVINLRLTQATTPDGYYFAPDPSSQSVCSIGGNVAENSGGAHCLKYGFTTNHVTGLDLVTPGGELVEIGGKAPDPPGYDLLGALVGSEGTLGIVTAATVRLTRLPEDVRTILAGFASTDDAGAATSAIIAAGVIPAAIEMMDALAIEAAEKAVHCGYPAGAGAVLVVELDGAAADVEGEFDEVVRHCQEAGAFEVRVAADDVERALIWKGRKSAFAAVGRISPDYIVQDGVIPRTALPKVLREIAQMSAERGVRVANVFHAGDGNLHPLVLFDDAEEGAAERAEEVAGGILDLCIANGGSITGEHGVGSDKAKYMPRMFSEDDLATMQAVRCAFDPAGISNPGKVFPTPRLCGERPGRHQGAHPLQEAGLAEVF; translated from the coding sequence ATGGACCCGCTGGAGCAGGTCACCGCCCGGCTCGTCGCCGAGCTCGGCGACGAGCAGGTCATCACCGACCGCCAACGGCTGCGCACCTACGAGTGCGACGGGCTCGCCCAGTACAAGGTGGTCCCCGGCCTGGTGGTCCTGGCCCGTGACGCGGCCGACGTCGCGACGGCCGTGCGCGCCTGCGCGGACCTGCGGGTCCCGTTTGTCGCGCGCGGCTCCGGCACGGGCCTGTCCGGCGGGGCGCTGCCACGGGCGGAGGGGGTCCTCGTCGTGATGTCCCAGATGCGCGACATCCGCGAGATCGACGCGGCGAACCAGCGCGCCGTCGTCGACCCCGGCGTCATCAACCTCCGCCTCACCCAGGCCACGACGCCCGACGGCTACTACTTCGCGCCCGACCCCTCGAGCCAGTCGGTGTGCTCCATCGGCGGGAACGTCGCGGAGAACTCCGGCGGCGCCCACTGCCTGAAGTACGGCTTCACGACCAACCACGTCACCGGGCTCGACCTCGTCACCCCGGGCGGGGAGCTCGTCGAGATCGGCGGCAAGGCGCCCGACCCGCCCGGCTACGACCTCCTCGGTGCCCTCGTGGGCTCGGAGGGCACCCTCGGGATCGTCACCGCCGCCACCGTGCGCCTGACCCGCCTCCCCGAGGACGTCCGCACGATCCTCGCCGGCTTCGCCTCCACCGACGACGCCGGGGCGGCCACCTCGGCGATCATCGCCGCGGGCGTCATCCCTGCGGCCATCGAGATGATGGACGCCCTGGCCATCGAGGCCGCCGAGAAGGCGGTCCACTGCGGCTACCCCGCCGGCGCGGGGGCCGTCCTCGTCGTCGAGCTCGACGGCGCGGCCGCGGACGTCGAGGGGGAGTTCGACGAGGTGGTGCGCCACTGCCAGGAGGCCGGTGCCTTCGAGGTGCGGGTCGCCGCCGACGACGTCGAGCGCGCCCTCATCTGGAAGGGCCGCAAGTCCGCCTTCGCCGCCGTCGGGCGGATCAGCCCCGACTACATCGTCCAGGACGGCGTCATCCCGCGCACCGCGCTGCCGAAGGTGCTGCGCGAGATCGCCCAGATGTCCGCCGAGCGCGGGGTCCGGGTCGCCAACGTCTTCCACGCCGGGGACGGCAACCTCCACCCCCTCGTCCTCTTCGACGACGCCGAGGAGGGCGCGGCCGAGCGGGCCGAGGAGGTCGCCGGCGGCATCCTCGACCTGTGCATCGCCAACGGCGGGTCCATCACCGGTGAGCACGGCGTGGGCTCGGACAAGGCGAAGTACATGCCGCGCATGTTCTCCGAGGACGACCTGGCCACCATGCAGGCGGTGCGGTGCGCCTTCGACCCCGCCGGCATCTCCAACCCGGGGAAGGTCTTCCCCACGCC
- the aceB gene encoding malate synthase A, producing MTTTQGLEITGPIGERYEEVLTPAALDLVARLHRELNARRLELLEARTARVADLANGGTLDFLPETAHVREDESWQVAPPAPGLVDRRVEITGPTDRKMTINALNSGAKVWLADHEDANTPQWESVVGGQLNLLDAINRTIDFTAENGKEYKLRADDELATIVVRPRGWHLPEKHILVDGEETSGSLVDFALYVATAGLRQIEKGLGPYFYLPKMESHLEARLWNDAFNLAQDALGIPRGTIRATVLIETYPAAFEMEEILYELREHSAGLNAGRWDFMFSVIKSFRTRGKEFMLPDRNAVTMTVPFMRAYTELLVRTCHKRGAHAIGGMAAFIPSKDPEVNAAAFEKVRADKTREAEDGFDGSWVAHPGMVELCKEVFTDKLGDRPNQLDRRREDVHVTAAQLLDVSATPGDVTEAGLRNNISVGIQYLKAWLEGLGAVAIFNLMEDAATAEISRSQVWQWLHNDVTLADTGHKVTRELIDRIVAEEIAKLPGEASDYDRARETFLEVAVADDYADFLTLPAYERMP from the coding sequence TTGACCACCACGCAGGGTCTCGAGATCACCGGACCGATCGGCGAGAGGTACGAGGAGGTACTCACCCCGGCCGCGCTCGACCTCGTCGCACGGCTGCACCGTGAGCTGAACGCCAGGCGCCTGGAGCTCCTCGAGGCGCGCACGGCGCGGGTCGCCGACCTCGCGAACGGGGGCACCCTGGACTTCCTCCCGGAGACCGCGCACGTGCGCGAGGACGAGAGCTGGCAGGTCGCCCCGCCGGCCCCCGGGCTCGTCGACCGCCGGGTGGAGATCACCGGCCCCACCGACCGCAAGATGACCATCAACGCGCTGAACTCCGGCGCGAAGGTCTGGCTCGCCGACCACGAGGACGCCAACACCCCGCAGTGGGAGTCCGTGGTGGGCGGCCAGCTCAACCTGCTCGACGCGATCAACCGCACCATCGACTTCACCGCCGAGAACGGCAAGGAGTACAAGCTCCGCGCCGACGACGAGCTCGCCACCATCGTGGTCCGCCCGCGCGGCTGGCACCTGCCCGAGAAGCACATCCTCGTCGACGGCGAGGAGACCTCCGGCTCCCTCGTGGACTTCGCCCTGTACGTCGCCACCGCGGGCCTGCGCCAGATCGAGAAGGGCCTCGGGCCGTACTTCTACCTGCCGAAGATGGAGTCGCACCTCGAGGCGCGGCTGTGGAACGACGCGTTCAACCTCGCCCAGGACGCGCTCGGCATCCCGCGGGGCACCATCCGCGCGACCGTCCTCATCGAGACCTACCCCGCGGCCTTCGAGATGGAGGAGATCCTCTACGAGCTGCGTGAGCACTCCGCGGGCCTCAACGCCGGACGGTGGGACTTCATGTTCTCCGTCATCAAGTCCTTCCGCACCCGCGGCAAGGAGTTCATGCTCCCCGACCGCAACGCGGTGACGATGACGGTGCCGTTCATGCGCGCCTACACCGAGCTGCTCGTGCGCACGTGCCACAAGCGCGGCGCCCACGCCATCGGCGGCATGGCGGCCTTCATCCCCTCCAAGGACCCCGAGGTCAACGCCGCGGCCTTCGAGAAGGTGCGCGCGGACAAGACCCGCGAGGCCGAGGACGGCTTCGACGGCTCCTGGGTGGCCCATCCCGGCATGGTGGAGCTGTGCAAGGAGGTCTTCACCGACAAGCTCGGCGACCGGCCCAACCAGCTCGACCGCAGGCGCGAGGACGTCCACGTCACCGCGGCCCAGCTCCTCGACGTCTCCGCCACCCCCGGCGACGTCACCGAGGCGGGGCTGCGCAACAACATCTCCGTCGGCATCCAGTACCTCAAGGCGTGGCTCGAGGGGCTCGGTGCGGTGGCGATCTTCAACCTCATGGAGGACGCCGCGACGGCGGAGATCTCGCGCTCGCAGGTGTGGCAGTGGCTCCACAACGACGTCACCCTCGCCGACACCGGGCACAAGGTGACCCGGGAGCTCATCGACCGGATCGTCGCCGAGGAGATTGCCAAGCTGCCGGGCGAGGCCTCGGACTACGACCGCGCCAGGGAGACGTTCCTCGAGGTCGCCGTCGCCGACGACTACGCCGACTTCCTCACCCTCCCGGCCTACGAGCGGATGCCGTAG
- the alc gene encoding allantoicase: MNHAADAGAPDFTALTDLASRSLGAGVIAANDELFAQRENLINPWPAAFDPGDFGHKGKVYDGWETRRRREPGNDWAIVRLGAPGVVRGVVVDTAWFRGNYPPFISVEATAADGYPSVADLAEAEWTTLVARTDCAGDTKNYYAVEDGRWWTHVRLSIYPDGGVARLRVHGEVVEDPRFLTGTIDLVAAENGGRLAATSDAFYSSPAQIIMPGRARNMGEGWENARRRGGGNDFAVFALGRRGTARHLEIDTGYYVGNAPGWVRVSAADVLDGDLEGATWTEILPRVAVQPDTRHRFLTAVAAEATHVRLDVYPDGGLSRFRVWGEVAAEALEEARQRWAERR; the protein is encoded by the coding sequence ATGAACCACGCCGCCGACGCGGGCGCCCCCGACTTCACCGCCCTGACCGACCTGGCGTCCCGCTCGCTCGGCGCCGGCGTGATCGCCGCCAACGACGAGCTGTTCGCCCAGCGGGAGAACCTCATCAACCCGTGGCCGGCGGCCTTCGACCCCGGCGACTTCGGCCACAAGGGCAAGGTGTACGACGGCTGGGAGACCCGCCGTCGCCGTGAGCCCGGCAACGACTGGGCGATCGTCCGGCTGGGGGCGCCGGGCGTCGTGCGCGGCGTCGTCGTCGACACCGCCTGGTTCCGCGGGAACTATCCCCCCTTCATCTCGGTCGAGGCCACGGCGGCGGACGGGTACCCGTCCGTGGCCGACCTCGCCGAGGCCGAGTGGACCACCCTCGTCGCAAGGACCGACTGCGCCGGCGACACCAAGAACTACTACGCGGTCGAGGACGGTCGCTGGTGGACCCACGTGCGCCTGTCGATCTACCCCGACGGCGGGGTGGCCCGCCTGCGCGTGCACGGCGAGGTGGTCGAGGACCCGCGCTTCCTCACCGGCACGATCGACCTCGTCGCCGCGGAGAACGGCGGGCGCCTCGCGGCCACGTCCGACGCCTTCTACTCCTCGCCGGCGCAGATCATCATGCCCGGCCGGGCCCGCAACATGGGGGAGGGGTGGGAGAACGCCCGGCGCCGGGGGGGCGGCAACGACTTCGCCGTCTTCGCGCTCGGCCGGCGCGGTACCGCCCGCCACCTGGAGATCGACACCGGCTACTACGTCGGCAACGCGCCCGGCTGGGTGCGGGTGAGTGCGGCCGACGTCCTGGACGGCGACCTCGAGGGCGCCACCTGGACCGAGATCCTGCCCCGGGTCGCGGTCCAGCCGGACACGCGGCACCGGTTCCTCACGGCGGTGGCCGCCGAGGCCACCCACGTGCGTCTGGACGTCTACCCCGACGGCGGTCTGAGCCGGTTCCGGGTGTGGGGCGAGGTCGCGGCCGAGGCGCTGGAGGAGGCCCGGCAGCGGTGGGCGGAACGCCGGTGA
- the allB gene encoding allantoinase AllB: MDLVVRGRRVLTPQGWRAAEVGVRDGVVVEVADLGAGLVATETLDLAEDEVLVPGLVDTHVHVNQPGRTEWEGFASATRAAAAGGVTTIVDMPLNSVPPTTDVAALEVKRAEAEGGVHVDVAFWGGAVPGSTADLAPLHEAGVMGFKCFLVDSGVEEFGHLDAAELERDLAELARLDALMVVHAEDPGVIGAAPEPHGPRYADFLASRPPAAEEAAIATLLGAAARTGARVHVLHLSDAAALPLIARARAEGVRVSVETCPHYLTLEAEDVPDGATAFKCCPPIRGAANQDALWQGLRDGAIDIVVTDHSPSTPDLKALDTGDFGEAWGGVASLQLGLAAVWTEARSRGVALEEVVRWMSTAPAALVGLDRKGAIAPGKDADLAVLAPEESFDVDPARLHHRNPVTPYAGRRLTGVVRRTLLRGRTITDVPTGTLLRRGDA, translated from the coding sequence CTGGACCTCGTCGTGCGCGGCCGCCGGGTCCTCACCCCGCAGGGGTGGCGCGCGGCCGAGGTGGGCGTGCGCGACGGGGTCGTCGTCGAGGTCGCCGACCTCGGTGCCGGGCTCGTCGCGACCGAGACGCTCGACCTGGCCGAGGACGAGGTGCTCGTCCCCGGTCTGGTGGACACCCACGTCCACGTCAACCAGCCGGGCCGCACCGAGTGGGAGGGCTTCGCCAGCGCCACCCGGGCCGCGGCCGCCGGGGGCGTGACGACCATCGTGGACATGCCGCTGAACTCCGTCCCGCCGACGACCGACGTCGCGGCCCTGGAGGTCAAGCGTGCCGAGGCCGAGGGAGGCGTCCACGTCGACGTCGCCTTCTGGGGTGGCGCCGTCCCGGGCAGCACCGCCGACCTCGCCCCGCTGCACGAGGCGGGCGTCATGGGCTTCAAGTGCTTCCTCGTCGACTCCGGGGTCGAGGAGTTCGGCCACCTCGACGCCGCCGAGCTCGAGCGGGACCTGGCCGAGCTGGCGCGGCTGGACGCCCTCATGGTCGTCCACGCCGAGGACCCGGGCGTCATCGGCGCCGCGCCCGAGCCCCACGGCCCCCGCTACGCGGACTTCCTGGCCTCGCGCCCGCCCGCCGCGGAGGAGGCGGCGATCGCCACCCTCCTCGGCGCCGCGGCGAGGACCGGCGCCCGGGTGCACGTCCTGCACCTCTCCGACGCCGCCGCGCTGCCCCTCATCGCCCGCGCCCGCGCCGAGGGCGTGCGGGTCAGCGTCGAGACCTGCCCCCACTACCTCACCCTCGAGGCCGAGGACGTCCCGGACGGCGCCACCGCGTTCAAGTGCTGCCCGCCCATCCGCGGCGCCGCCAACCAGGACGCGCTGTGGCAGGGCCTGCGCGACGGCGCCATCGACATCGTCGTCACCGACCACTCGCCCTCGACCCCGGACCTCAAGGCGCTCGACACCGGCGACTTCGGCGAGGCCTGGGGCGGCGTGGCCTCGCTCCAGCTCGGCCTCGCGGCGGTGTGGACCGAGGCCCGGTCCCGAGGGGTGGCGCTGGAGGAGGTGGTGCGGTGGATGTCGACCGCGCCGGCCGCCCTGGTCGGGCTGGACCGCAAGGGGGCCATCGCGCCGGGCAAGGACGCCGACCTCGCCGTCCTGGCGCCGGAGGAGTCCTTCGACGTCGACCCGGCGCGCCTGCACCACCGCAACCCGGTCACCCCCTACGCCGGCCGCCGCCTGACCGGCGTCGTGCGGCGCACCCTGCTGCGCGGCCGGACCATCACCGACGTCCCCACCGGGACGCTGCTACGACGAGGAGACGCATGA
- the gcl gene encoding glyoxylate carboligase — translation MPRMRAVDAAVAILEKEGATQAFGLPGAAINPFYDAMRRHGGIRHVLARHMEGASHMADGFSRAAPGNIGICVGTSGPAGTDMITGLYAAHADSIPMLCITGQAPVAKLDKEDFQAVDIAAIAAPVTKMAKTVLEAGQVPGVLAQAFQLMRSGRPGPVLIDLPIDVQTAEIEFDPDTYEPLPVVRPAATRAQVEKALDMLGAAERPLLVAGGGIVNSGGEDLLVELAETLDVPVVPTLMGWGTIPDDHRLAAGMVGIQTSQRYGNATFLESDLVLGVGNRWANRHTGGLDTYRCGRTFVHVDIEPTQIGRVFAPDLGIVSDAKAFLALAVEVARERRDAGALPDRSAWVEATAARKRELVRRTDFDEIPIRPQRVYQEMNRAFDRDTVYVTTIGLSQIAGAQHLNVYRPRHWVNAGQAGPLGWTGPAALGVATARPDAEVVALSGDYDFQFMLEELAVGAQHHLPYVHVVVNNAYLGLIRQSQRAFEMDYHVSLAFENVNSPDGGGYGVDHVKVAEALGCKAMRVTDPEDLATAFTKAQATAQEFRVPVVVEVILERVTNIPMGAELDGVNEFEDIVLSAEDSTTAAAMLD, via the coding sequence ATGCCTCGCATGCGAGCCGTCGACGCCGCCGTCGCCATCCTCGAGAAGGAGGGCGCCACCCAGGCCTTCGGGCTGCCCGGCGCCGCCATCAACCCGTTCTACGACGCGATGCGCCGCCACGGCGGCATCCGTCACGTCCTGGCCCGCCACATGGAGGGCGCCTCCCACATGGCCGACGGGTTCTCCCGGGCGGCGCCGGGCAACATCGGCATCTGCGTGGGCACCTCCGGGCCTGCCGGGACGGACATGATCACCGGCCTGTACGCCGCCCACGCCGACTCGATCCCGATGCTGTGCATCACCGGCCAGGCGCCGGTGGCGAAGCTGGACAAGGAGGACTTCCAGGCCGTCGACATCGCCGCCATCGCGGCCCCCGTGACGAAGATGGCCAAGACCGTCCTCGAGGCGGGGCAGGTCCCCGGTGTCCTCGCCCAGGCGTTCCAGCTCATGCGGTCCGGCCGGCCCGGACCGGTGCTCATCGACCTGCCGATCGACGTCCAGACCGCCGAGATCGAGTTCGACCCCGACACCTACGAGCCGCTGCCCGTCGTCCGTCCCGCCGCGACCCGCGCGCAGGTGGAGAAGGCGCTGGACATGCTCGGCGCCGCCGAGCGCCCGCTCCTCGTGGCCGGTGGTGGCATCGTCAACTCCGGCGGCGAGGACCTCCTCGTCGAGCTCGCCGAGACCCTCGACGTCCCCGTCGTCCCCACCCTCATGGGCTGGGGCACCATTCCCGACGACCACCGCCTCGCCGCCGGGATGGTCGGCATCCAGACCTCCCAGCGCTACGGCAACGCGACGTTCCTGGAGTCCGACCTCGTCCTCGGCGTGGGCAACCGGTGGGCCAACCGCCACACCGGCGGCCTGGACACCTACCGCTGCGGCCGCACCTTCGTCCACGTCGACATCGAGCCCACCCAGATCGGGCGCGTCTTCGCCCCCGACCTCGGCATCGTCTCCGACGCGAAGGCCTTCCTCGCGCTCGCCGTCGAGGTGGCCCGCGAGCGGCGCGACGCCGGCGCCCTGCCGGACCGCTCGGCCTGGGTCGAGGCCACCGCCGCCCGTAAGCGCGAGCTGGTGCGCCGGACCGACTTCGACGAGATCCCCATCAGGCCCCAGCGGGTCTACCAGGAGATGAACCGCGCGTTCGACCGGGACACCGTCTACGTCACGACCATCGGTCTGTCCCAGATCGCCGGCGCCCAGCACTTGAACGTCTACCGGCCCCGGCACTGGGTCAACGCCGGGCAGGCGGGGCCGCTGGGCTGGACGGGCCCTGCCGCGCTCGGGGTGGCCACCGCCCGCCCCGACGCCGAGGTGGTGGCGCTCTCGGGCGACTACGACTTCCAGTTCATGCTCGAGGAGCTCGCGGTCGGCGCCCAGCACCACCTGCCCTACGTCCACGTCGTCGTCAACAACGCCTACCTCGGCCTCATCCGGCAGTCGCAGCGCGCCTTCGAGATGGACTACCACGTCTCGCTCGCCTTCGAGAACGTCAACTCCCCCGACGGCGGCGGCTACGGCGTCGACCACGTCAAGGTCGCCGAGGCGCTCGGGTGCAAGGCCATGCGGGTGACGGACCCGGAGGACCTGGCCACCGCCTTCACCAAGGCTCAGGCCACCGCGCAGGAGTTCCGCGTCCCGGTCGTCGTCGAGGTCATCCTCGAGCGGGTCACCAACATCCCCATGGGGGCCGAGCTCGACGGCGTCAACGAGTTCGAGGACATCGTGCTCTCGGCCGAGGACTCCACCACGGCCGCCGCGATGCTGGACTGA
- a CDS encoding 2-hydroxy-3-oxopropionate reductase — protein MKIAFIGLGIMGSPMAVHLQNAGHDVTGYNRSLEKTRALVEAGGTAASSVADAVAGAEVVAVMVPDSPDVTEVLAGEDGVFANAATGALVIDFSTIRPDVTAELAEQAREKGFRLLDAPVSGGEAGAKNAALSIMVGGSAEDFAAAQPVLEAVGKTIVHVGPSGSGQTVKAANQLMVAGNIALLAEAVIFLEAYGVDTAAAVKVLGGGLAGSAVLDQKAQKMLDRSFEPGFRIELHHKDLGIVTSAAREAGVVIPLGAVVAQLMASARANGDGGLDHSGLLRVVERLSGRSD, from the coding sequence ATGAAGATCGCATTCATCGGCCTGGGCATCATGGGCAGCCCGATGGCCGTCCACCTGCAGAACGCCGGGCACGACGTCACCGGGTACAACCGCAGCCTGGAGAAGACCCGTGCCCTCGTCGAGGCCGGCGGCACCGCCGCGTCCTCGGTCGCGGACGCCGTCGCCGGCGCCGAGGTGGTCGCCGTCATGGTGCCGGACTCCCCGGACGTCACCGAGGTGCTCGCCGGCGAGGACGGGGTCTTCGCCAACGCCGCCACGGGCGCGCTGGTCATCGACTTCTCCACGATCCGTCCCGACGTCACCGCCGAGCTCGCGGAGCAGGCGCGGGAGAAGGGCTTCCGCCTGCTCGACGCCCCGGTCTCCGGCGGCGAGGCCGGCGCGAAGAACGCCGCCCTGTCGATCATGGTCGGCGGCTCCGCCGAGGACTTCGCGGCCGCGCAGCCGGTGCTCGAGGCGGTCGGGAAGACGATCGTCCACGTGGGTCCGTCGGGCTCGGGCCAGACCGTCAAGGCCGCCAACCAGCTCATGGTGGCCGGCAACATCGCCCTCCTCGCCGAGGCGGTGATCTTCCTCGAGGCCTACGGCGTGGACACCGCCGCCGCCGTGAAGGTCCTCGGCGGGGGGCTCGCGGGCTCGGCCGTGCTCGACCAGAAGGCCCAGAAGATGCTGGACCGCTCCTTCGAGCCCGGGTTCCGCATCGAGCTGCACCACAAGGACCTCGGCATCGTCACCTCCGCCGCTCGGGAGGCCGGCGTCGTCATCCCGCTCGGGGCGGTCGTCGCCCAGCTCATGGCCTCGGCCCGGGCGAACGGTGACGGCGGGCTCGACCACTCCGGCCTCCTCCGCGTGGTCGAGCGGCTCTCCGGCCGCTCGGACTGA